From Ailuropoda melanoleuca isolate Jingjing chromosome 8, ASM200744v2, whole genome shotgun sequence, a single genomic window includes:
- the LOC100471957 gene encoding olfactory receptor 51M1, translating into MPAQYPLSPQSVVLSNITQFSPMFFLTGFPGLEAIEHWIFIPFFLMYLVAISGNCFILIIIKTNPRLHKPMYYLLSFLAFTDLGLSVSTLPTTMGIFWFKSHGVYLAACQIQMFCIHSFSFMESSVLLIMSFDRCLAICHPLRYSVIITSQRVIRTGLAVIFRGPVALVPLVVLLKTFPYCGPRVLSHSFCLHQEVIHLACTDTTFNNLYGLSVVAFTMMLDLVLIALSYGVILRTVARLASQEEQLRAFQTCTSHICAVLIFFVPMVGLSLVHRFGKHAPLAVHLLMANVYLFVPPMLNPIIYSIKTKEIRHVISKLLGLKKVSAASWG; encoded by the coding sequence ATGCCAGCCCAATATCCCCTCAGTCCTCAATCTGTGGTCTTGTCCAACATCACCCAGTTTAGCCCCATGTTCTTCCTCACTGGCTTTCCAGGATTGGAAGCCATTGAACACTGGATATTCATCCCCTTTTTCCTCATGTACCTTGTGGCCATCTCAGGCAATTGTTTCATTCTGATAATTATTAAGACCAACCCTCGTCTGCACAAACCCATGTACTATCTACTCTCCTTTCTGGCCTTCACTGACCTGGGACTGTCAGTGTCGACCTTGCCCACTACTATGGGAATCTTTTGGTTCAAATCTCATGGTGTCTACCTCGCAGCTTGCCAAATCCAGATGTTCTGCATccattcattttccttcatgGAGTCCTCCGTGCTCCTTATCATGTCCTTTGACCGCTGTTTGGCCATCTGCCACCCCCTTAGGTACTCGGTCATTATCACTAGCCAGCGAGTGATTAGGACAGGTCTGGCTGTCATCTTCCGGGGCCCTGTGGCCCTAGTTCCTCTTGTCGTGCTCCTGAAGACTTTTCCCTACTGTGGGCCTCGAGTCCTCTCCCATTCTTTCTGCCTACACCAGGAAGTGATACACCTGGCCTGCACAGATACCACCTTCAACAACCTGTATGGACTGTCGGTAGTGGCGTTCACTATGATGCTGGACCTGGTGCTCATCGCACTGTCCTATGGGGTCATCCTGCGCACCGTGGCCAGACTGGCCTCCCAAGAGGAGCAGCTCCGAGCCTTCCAAACATGTACCTCACACATCTGTGCTGTGCTGATATTCTTTGTGCCCATGGTGGGGCTGTCTCTGGTCCACCGCTTTGGGAAGCATGCCCCACTTGCTGTCCACCTTCTTATGGCCAATGTCTATCTCTTCGTGCCTCCGATGCTTAATCCGATCATATATAGTATTAAGACCAAGGAGATCCGCCATGTTATCAGCAAGCTCCTGGGTCTTAAGAAGGTCAGTGCTGCGTCCTGGGGCTAA